The Pseudoxanthobacter soli DSM 19599 genome contains a region encoding:
- a CDS encoding UDP-N-acetylglucosamine--N-acetylmuramyl-(pentapeptide) pyrophosphoryl-undecaprenol N-acetylglucosamine transferase yields MIDAAKGTVLLAAGGTGGHLFPAESLAHALTARGWTIDLVTDERADKYGTAFPARKVHIVSAATVTGRSPLALAKTAAGLGLGFLQSLKVIGAVKPAVAVGFGGYPTVPPLFAASVRGVPTILHEQNAVIGWGNRILAKRATRIATGFASPKGTEAWASKLVLTGNPVRPAVIAAAAVPYSAPTSDGAFNLLVFGGSQGARVFADLVPPALERLDPVLRARIRLTQQVRPEDIGRVTAAYAAMGIAAEIAPFFTDLPARIAASHLVVCRSGASSVAELSVIGRPSILVPLPHARDQDQAVNAAVLAGVGAAWPIPQGDLSADPDRLAREISTLAGAPGRLAEAAAAARGIAMPDAVARLADLVEETARRRPNGARIP; encoded by the coding sequence ATGATCGACGCGGCCAAGGGCACGGTGCTGCTCGCCGCCGGGGGAACCGGCGGCCACCTCTTCCCGGCGGAGTCGCTGGCCCACGCGCTGACCGCACGGGGCTGGACGATCGACCTCGTCACCGACGAACGCGCCGACAAGTACGGCACCGCGTTCCCGGCCCGGAAGGTGCACATCGTGTCGGCCGCGACCGTGACGGGTCGCTCGCCGCTCGCGCTGGCGAAGACCGCCGCCGGGCTCGGCCTCGGCTTCCTGCAGTCGCTGAAGGTGATCGGCGCGGTGAAGCCGGCGGTGGCCGTGGGCTTCGGCGGCTACCCGACCGTGCCGCCGCTGTTCGCGGCGAGCGTGCGCGGCGTACCGACCATCCTGCACGAGCAGAACGCCGTGATCGGCTGGGGCAACCGCATCCTCGCAAAGCGCGCGACGCGCATCGCCACCGGCTTCGCTTCGCCGAAGGGCACCGAGGCGTGGGCATCGAAGCTGGTGCTGACCGGAAACCCGGTGCGCCCTGCGGTCATTGCCGCCGCTGCGGTGCCCTACTCGGCTCCGACTTCGGACGGCGCGTTCAACCTGCTCGTCTTCGGCGGCAGCCAGGGCGCGCGCGTGTTCGCCGACCTCGTGCCGCCGGCGCTGGAACGTCTCGACCCGGTGCTCCGCGCCCGCATCCGCCTCACCCAGCAGGTGCGGCCCGAGGACATCGGGCGCGTGACGGCCGCCTATGCCGCCATGGGCATCGCAGCCGAGATCGCCCCGTTCTTCACCGATCTTCCGGCCCGCATCGCCGCTAGCCACCTCGTGGTGTGCCGCTCGGGCGCCTCCAGCGTCGCCGAGCTTTCGGTGATCGGCCGGCCTTCGATCCTCGTGCCGCTGCCCCATGCCCGCGACCAGGACCAGGCCGTGAACGCCGCCGTGCTCGCCGGTGTCGGCGCCGCATGGCCGATACCGCAGGGCGACCTCTCCGCCGATCCGGACCGGCTCGCGCGCGAAATCTCAACCCTTGCCGGCGCGCCCGGACGCCTCGCCGAGGCGGCTGCCGCTGCCCGCGGGATCGCGATGCCGGATGCCGTGGCGCGCCTCGCCGATCTCGTCGAGGAAACCGCCCGCCGGCGCCCGAACGGAGCTAGAATCCCATGA